One part of the Truepera radiovictrix DSM 17093 genome encodes these proteins:
- a CDS encoding ABC transporter ATP-binding protein → MSQAAVRVTPQPALAPQAKPLLEVKDLKMHFPIQRGFFRRTVGYVKAVDDISFTIFQGETLGLVGESGCGKSTLGRTILRVYEPTAGEILYHGAKGRPVDLAKLKHRELKPYRRDIRMVFQDPQSSLNPRLTVQEIVGEPLRVNRVASGRELEGRVRELLRKVGLRPEYLRRYPHAFSGGERQRIGIARALALNPRLVVADEAVSALDVSVRAQILNLLADLQAEFNLTYLFVAHDLSVVEHLCDRVAVMYVGKMVELASTDALYRTPQHPYTEALLSAVPKPDPRLRGKGRRIRLAGEIADPANPPSGCTFHPRCPYAQERCKLEVPPLREVRPGHLAACHFSEELELKGVTAEQPKVSPAARPAG, encoded by the coding sequence ATGAGCCAAGCTGCAGTTCGCGTCACGCCTCAGCCAGCGCTCGCCCCGCAAGCCAAACCGCTGCTCGAGGTCAAGGACCTCAAGATGCACTTTCCCATCCAGCGGGGGTTTTTTCGCCGCACGGTCGGTTATGTAAAGGCCGTCGACGACATCTCGTTCACCATCTTTCAGGGTGAGACGCTCGGGCTCGTCGGTGAGTCGGGTTGCGGTAAGTCGACCCTGGGGAGAACGATCCTACGCGTCTACGAGCCGACCGCCGGGGAGATCCTCTACCACGGGGCCAAGGGGCGCCCTGTCGACCTGGCGAAGCTGAAACACCGAGAGCTCAAGCCCTACCGCCGCGACATCCGCATGGTCTTTCAAGACCCTCAGTCGTCGCTCAACCCGCGGCTGACGGTTCAGGAGATCGTCGGCGAGCCGCTTCGGGTCAACAGGGTGGCGAGCGGCCGCGAGTTAGAGGGGCGGGTGCGCGAGCTGTTGCGCAAGGTGGGCCTCAGGCCCGAATACCTCCGCCGCTACCCTCACGCCTTTAGCGGCGGCGAGCGGCAGCGCATCGGCATCGCGCGGGCGCTCGCCCTAAACCCGCGCCTCGTGGTCGCCGATGAGGCGGTGTCCGCTTTGGACGTGTCGGTGAGGGCGCAGATCCTCAACTTGCTGGCCGATCTGCAAGCGGAGTTCAACCTCACCTATCTGTTCGTGGCGCACGACCTCAGCGTCGTGGAGCACCTCTGCGACCGGGTCGCGGTCATGTACGTGGGCAAGATGGTCGAGCTCGCCAGCACCGACGCGCTCTACCGAACCCCGCAGCACCCCTACACCGAGGCGCTGCTCTCGGCGGTGCCGAAGCCGGACCCGCGCCTGCGGGGCAAAGGGCGGCGCATCCGGCTAGCGGGTGAGATCGCCGATCCAGCCAACCCCCCCTCCGGCTGCACCTTTCACCCCCGCTGCCCGTATGCGCAGGAGCGCTGCAAGCTCGAGGTGCCCCCCCTAAGGGAGGTCAGGCCGGGCCACCTCGCCGCCTGTCACTTTTCCGAAGAGCTCGAGCTAAAAGGCGTCACGGCCGAGCAGCCGAAGGTGAGCCCAGCGGCTAGGCCCGCCGGTTGA
- a CDS encoding Gfo/Idh/MocA family protein: MTVAGEIGFAILGTGMVADYHRRAIEEAPGARLVAVGHYDPARFEALSQRFGVPCLSLEDLLEHPEVDAVCLATPSGQHAEQAVAAARAGKHVLVEKPMALTLEDADAMIKACNRAGVKLGVVLQRRTEPLFRRVREAVLAGDLGTLSLGLVTLPYYRPQRYFDGAAWRGTWALDGGGVLMNQGIHLVDLLVWLMGDPLEAQAYAGTLARAIEVEDTLAATLRFPGGALATITATTTAAPGFAHRLELYGTGGGIQIEGESLTRWQLARPEAARVAAPPVSKTQSAGSGGDPRGIAATGHLRVVADFADSIRQDRPPEIGGAEGRRSLAAVRMIYEAAGLPRP, translated from the coding sequence GTGACCGTGGCCGGCGAGATAGGGTTTGCGATCTTGGGGACCGGGATGGTCGCGGACTACCACCGCAGGGCCATCGAGGAAGCGCCGGGGGCGCGCCTCGTCGCCGTGGGCCACTACGACCCCGCGCGCTTTGAGGCGCTGAGCCAGCGCTTCGGGGTGCCCTGCCTCAGCTTGGAGGACCTGCTCGAGCACCCCGAGGTCGACGCCGTGTGCCTCGCGACGCCGAGCGGCCAGCACGCCGAGCAGGCCGTAGCGGCGGCGAGGGCGGGCAAGCACGTGCTGGTGGAGAAGCCCATGGCGCTCACCCTGGAGGACGCCGACGCCATGATCAAAGCGTGCAATCGCGCGGGGGTCAAGCTGGGCGTCGTGCTCCAGCGCCGCACCGAACCCCTCTTTAGGCGGGTGCGCGAGGCGGTCCTCGCGGGGGACCTCGGCACGCTGAGCTTGGGGCTCGTGACCCTGCCCTACTACCGGCCGCAGAGGTACTTTGATGGGGCGGCGTGGCGCGGCACCTGGGCGCTCGACGGCGGCGGGGTGCTGATGAACCAGGGGATCCACCTCGTGGACCTGCTCGTCTGGCTCATGGGGGACCCGCTGGAGGCCCAGGCCTACGCGGGCACGCTGGCGCGCGCCATCGAGGTCGAGGACACCCTGGCGGCGACCTTGCGTTTTCCGGGCGGCGCGCTCGCGACGATCACGGCGACCACGACCGCCGCGCCGGGGTTTGCCCACCGCTTGGAGCTCTACGGGACGGGCGGGGGGATCCAGATCGAGGGGGAGAGCCTGACGCGCTGGCAGCTCGCGCGCCCCGAAGCGGCGCGCGTCGCCGCGCCCCCCGTGTCCAAGACCCAAAGTGCGGGCTCCGGAGGCGACCCCAGGGGGATCGCCGCGACGGGGCACCTGCGCGTCGTCGCCGACTTTGCCGACAGCATCCGCCAGGACCGCCCGCCCGAGATTGGCGGCGCCGAAGGTCGGCGCAGCCTAGCGGCCGTCAGGATGATCTACGAAGCCGCCGGGCTCCCCCGACCATAG
- a CDS encoding ABC transporter permease, which yields MLAYIVRRILYMIPTLFAISVVAFFVIQLPPGDYLTSMVAGMAAQGETVDSATLAALRERYGLGEPFYVQYYKWISGILLRGDFGQSFEWNRPVNTLIWERLGLTFLLSLATLVFIWLVSFPIGIYSAVRKYSLGDYFATFIGFIGLATPNFLLALVFMYIAFAYFGQSVGGLFSPQYVDAPWSWAKFVDLLNHLWIPMVVLGTSGTASLIRLLRANLLDELVKPYVVTARAKGLSERRLLLKYPVRVALNFFVSAQNNILVSLISGAAIVEIVLSLPTTGPLLLRALTAQDMYLAGSFILMLSVLNVISTLLSDIALAWLDPRIRYR from the coding sequence GTGCTTGCGTATATCGTGCGACGCATTCTCTACATGATTCCGACGCTGTTTGCGATTTCGGTCGTGGCTTTTTTCGTTATTCAGCTGCCGCCGGGCGACTATCTGACGTCGATGGTTGCGGGGATGGCGGCGCAAGGGGAAACCGTCGACAGCGCTACGCTCGCAGCGCTTAGGGAGCGCTACGGCCTCGGTGAACCCTTCTACGTGCAGTACTACAAGTGGATTTCGGGCATCCTCTTACGCGGCGACTTCGGCCAATCGTTCGAGTGGAACCGTCCGGTCAACACGCTCATCTGGGAGAGGCTCGGGCTCACCTTCTTGCTGTCGCTCGCGACCCTCGTGTTTATCTGGCTCGTCTCCTTTCCCATCGGTATCTATTCGGCGGTCAGGAAGTACTCGCTGGGTGACTACTTCGCGACTTTCATCGGCTTTATCGGTCTGGCAACCCCGAACTTTCTGCTGGCGCTGGTCTTTATGTACATCGCGTTCGCCTACTTTGGCCAGAGCGTCGGCGGACTTTTTTCACCGCAGTACGTGGACGCGCCCTGGAGTTGGGCCAAGTTCGTAGACCTCTTGAACCACCTGTGGATCCCCATGGTCGTCCTGGGCACCTCCGGAACGGCGAGTTTGATTCGCCTCCTGCGGGCGAACTTGCTCGATGAGCTCGTGAAACCGTACGTCGTCACTGCTCGAGCCAAGGGGCTGTCCGAGCGCAGGTTGTTGCTCAAGTACCCGGTTCGCGTCGCCCTCAACTTTTTCGTCAGCGCTCAAAACAACATCTTGGTGAGCCTTATCTCCGGCGCCGCCATCGTCGAGATCGTGCTGAGTTTGCCCACCACGGGGCCCCTCTTGCTGCGCGCGCTCACTGCGCAGGACATGTACTTGGCGGGTTCGTTTATCTTGATGCTCAGCGTCCTCAACGTCATCAGCACCCTGCTTTCAGACATCGCGCTGGCCTGGCTCGACCCCAGAATCCGCTACCGCTAG
- a CDS encoding ABC transporter permease: MDNSSKVPQESGALEGVDARRTSVTAETLQGIDAPTQPRRGESAFDTEGIAAAAPPEEARVEVAGQWQLMWWKFRKHKLAVVGGVVTLLIYLVAVFADFLAPFPANATSTQHTYAPPQPLRFIERTAEGTRFRPHVYGYTTEIDPVALRRTFVVDESVTVPVGFFVRGAPYRLFGLIPMERRLIGPLEPGGTMYLLGADRLGRDVLSRIIYGSRISMSIGLVGVALSLFLGVLLGGLAGYYGGWVDNLQQRVGEFLESIPSIPLWMGLAAAIPLTIPPLQVYFLITVILSVIGWTGLARVVRGRFLSLKTEDFVTAARLDGMSDLRIVMRHMVPNFMSHIIAVVTLSIPGMILAETALSFLGIGLRAPIVSWGVLLQEAQNIRSVATAPWLLTPGIAVVVAVLSLNFLGDGLRDAADPYA, encoded by the coding sequence ATGGACAACAGCAGCAAGGTACCTCAGGAAAGTGGAGCGCTCGAGGGGGTGGACGCGCGCAGAACCTCGGTCACCGCGGAGACGCTGCAAGGTATCGACGCGCCGACGCAGCCGCGCCGCGGCGAGTCGGCGTTCGACACCGAGGGGATCGCTGCAGCCGCGCCGCCCGAGGAGGCGCGCGTCGAGGTGGCCGGCCAGTGGCAGCTCATGTGGTGGAAGTTCCGCAAGCATAAGCTGGCCGTCGTCGGTGGGGTAGTGACCCTGCTTATCTATCTGGTGGCGGTCTTCGCCGACTTCTTGGCCCCTTTCCCCGCCAACGCGACCAGCACGCAGCATACTTACGCGCCGCCGCAGCCTCTGCGCTTTATCGAGCGCACCGCAGAAGGGACGCGCTTTCGGCCACACGTCTACGGATATACGACGGAGATCGACCCCGTGGCCCTGCGCCGCACCTTCGTCGTGGACGAGTCCGTCACGGTGCCCGTGGGGTTTTTCGTGCGCGGCGCGCCCTACCGGCTGTTCGGGCTCATCCCGATGGAACGCCGGTTGATCGGCCCGTTGGAGCCGGGGGGAACGATGTACCTCTTGGGCGCCGACCGGCTCGGACGCGACGTCTTGTCGCGCATTATCTACGGCAGCCGCATCTCGATGTCAATCGGCCTGGTTGGGGTAGCGCTGAGCCTCTTTCTAGGTGTGTTGTTAGGCGGGCTCGCGGGTTACTACGGCGGCTGGGTGGACAACCTGCAGCAGCGCGTGGGGGAGTTTCTCGAGTCCATCCCTAGCATCCCACTCTGGATGGGGCTAGCAGCCGCTATCCCGCTGACCATACCGCCCTTGCAGGTCTACTTCCTGATCACCGTGATCCTCTCGGTGATCGGCTGGACCGGTCTGGCCCGCGTGGTGCGCGGGAGGTTTCTCTCGCTCAAAACCGAGGACTTCGTCACGGCGGCGCGCCTCGACGGGATGAGCGACCTCCGCATCGTCATGCGCCACATGGTGCCCAATTTTATGAGCCACATCATCGCGGTGGTAACGCTGTCGATCCCCGGCATGATCCTTGCTGAAACCGCACTGTCGTTTCTCGGCATCGGCTTAAGGGCCCCCATCGTCTCGTGGGGGGTGCTCTTGCAAGAGGCGCAAAACATCCGCTCGGTGGCGACGGCCCCGTGGCTCTTGACCCCCGGCATCGCCGTGGTGGTTGCAGTGTTGTCCCTTAACTTTCTCGGCGACGGCCTCCGAGACGCGGCGGACCCCTATGCCTAA
- a CDS encoding Gfo/Idh/MocA family protein, whose product MAKPLKHVIIGVGAGVLGMHRPALELASVHLVGVSDLSADVGRERAAALGCPFFPDVATMLRETAPDVAVILTPHPFHAALATACLEAGAHVLVEKPMAVHAGEADAMIGAAARAGRLLAVSFQHRFRPEVRAARRLIGAGRLGKLQHVDLTVAWPRTARYFRAATWRGTWAGEGGGVLMNQAPHNLDLLCYLLGAPARVVAWTRTTLHAIETEDTVQAMLEWPEGLLGSVHISTAEAGRPERLELVGTGGTLSPSPGALTFSRCETDFRTFVQESDDPFGAPTFGLERVALEAGAGDHAAVYRNLHAAIVQGAPLVCDGAEGRTSLELANAMTYSSYTRREVTLPLDRSAYAALLQDLTSGAVGALR is encoded by the coding sequence ATGGCTAAGCCCCTGAAACACGTGATCATCGGCGTCGGTGCGGGGGTGCTGGGGATGCACCGGCCGGCCCTCGAGCTGGCGTCCGTCCACCTCGTCGGGGTGTCTGACCTAAGCGCCGACGTCGGCCGCGAGCGCGCCGCCGCGCTCGGCTGCCCCTTTTTCCCCGACGTCGCCACCATGCTGCGCGAGACGGCGCCGGACGTGGCCGTGATCCTCACCCCGCACCCCTTTCACGCGGCGCTCGCCACCGCCTGTCTGGAGGCGGGCGCGCACGTGCTCGTGGAGAAACCGATGGCCGTTCACGCGGGCGAAGCCGACGCCATGATTGGGGCGGCGGCGCGCGCCGGGCGCCTTTTAGCGGTGAGTTTCCAGCACCGCTTCCGCCCCGAGGTGCGCGCGGCGCGCCGCCTGATCGGAGCGGGGCGCCTCGGCAAGCTGCAGCACGTGGACCTAACGGTCGCCTGGCCGCGCACGGCGCGCTACTTTAGAGCCGCCACGTGGCGCGGGACGTGGGCGGGCGAAGGCGGCGGAGTGCTCATGAACCAAGCGCCCCACAACCTCGACCTGCTCTGCTACCTGCTCGGGGCACCCGCGCGGGTCGTCGCCTGGACCCGCACGACGCTGCACGCTATCGAGACGGAGGACACCGTGCAGGCGATGCTCGAGTGGCCGGAGGGCCTCTTGGGGTCGGTGCACATCAGCACGGCCGAGGCCGGGCGACCGGAGCGGCTCGAGCTCGTCGGTACGGGCGGGACCCTCAGCCCCTCCCCGGGCGCCTTGACCTTCAGCCGCTGCGAAACGGACTTCCGCACGTTTGTGCAGGAGAGCGACGACCCCTTCGGCGCCCCGACCTTCGGGCTCGAGCGCGTCGCGCTGGAGGCGGGCGCCGGCGACCACGCGGCCGTCTACCGCAACCTCCACGCGGCCATCGTGCAGGGCGCGCCGCTCGTCTGCGACGGGGCGGAGGGCCGCACCTCGCTCGAGCTCGCCAACGCCATGACGTACTCGAGCTACACCCGCCGCGAGGTCACCCTGCCGCTCGACCGGTCCGCGTACGCGGCGCTCCTTCAAGACCTCACCTCCGGCGCCGTGGGGGCGCTGAGGTGA
- the bshA gene encoding N-acetyl-alpha-D-glucosaminyl L-malate synthase BshA — MNIAVLLHSGAGGSGVVATEVGLGFARRGHTVHFVASNVPFRLTETGHPNVYFHQVGSMAYPLFEAPLTTLAEASKLVEVIEEYGIEVIHAHYAIPHAAAAIMARDMARVARPPAVVTTLHGTDVTLVGLDRAYLRTTQFSIERSDVVTAVSQYLADYTCCEMGVRRDVTVIPNAVDHRRFSPRADPELRQRYAHPDEKLLVHVSNFRPVKRVEDVVRTFARVSERLQARLLMIGDGPDRPKAVELAAELGVSGRVAFLGSFPRIEPLLAVCDLFLLPSVQESFGLAALEAMASGVPVVASRLGGIPEVVVDGETGYLCAPRDVDAMAAAALMLLSDGALHRRMAAAARERAVTVFSEDRVLPLYARAYERALEAGTAASRHEVSLKGT, encoded by the coding sequence ATGAACATCGCCGTGCTGCTGCATAGCGGCGCGGGTGGGAGCGGGGTCGTGGCGACCGAGGTCGGGCTCGGCTTCGCGCGGCGCGGCCACACGGTGCACTTCGTGGCCAGCAACGTCCCCTTTCGCCTCACCGAGACGGGGCACCCGAACGTCTACTTTCACCAGGTCGGCAGCATGGCCTACCCGCTCTTCGAGGCGCCCCTGACGACGCTCGCCGAGGCCTCTAAGCTCGTCGAGGTCATCGAGGAGTACGGCATCGAGGTGATCCACGCGCACTACGCCATCCCGCACGCGGCGGCGGCGATCATGGCGCGGGACATGGCGCGCGTCGCGCGCCCGCCGGCGGTGGTCACCACGCTCCACGGCACCGACGTCACCTTGGTCGGGCTCGACCGCGCCTACTTGCGCACCACGCAGTTTTCCATCGAGCGCTCGGACGTGGTGACGGCCGTGAGCCAGTACCTCGCCGATTACACCTGCTGCGAGATGGGGGTGCGCCGCGACGTCACGGTGATCCCGAACGCGGTCGATCACCGGCGCTTCTCGCCGCGGGCCGACCCCGAGCTGCGCCAGCGTTACGCGCACCCCGACGAGAAGCTCTTGGTGCACGTCTCGAACTTTCGCCCCGTCAAACGGGTCGAGGACGTCGTGCGGACCTTTGCGCGGGTCTCCGAGCGGCTGCAGGCGCGGCTTTTGATGATCGGCGACGGCCCCGACCGGCCCAAAGCGGTCGAGCTCGCCGCCGAGCTCGGGGTCAGCGGCCGGGTCGCCTTTCTGGGGTCGTTTCCGCGCATCGAGCCGCTGCTCGCGGTGTGCGACCTCTTTTTGCTGCCGAGCGTGCAGGAGTCGTTCGGGCTAGCCGCCCTCGAGGCGATGGCCTCCGGCGTGCCGGTCGTGGCGAGCCGCTTGGGCGGCATCCCGGAGGTCGTCGTGGACGGCGAGACGGGGTACTTGTGCGCGCCCAGGGACGTAGACGCGATGGCCGCCGCGGCGCTGATGCTGCTCTCGGATGGGGCGCTCCACCGCCGGATGGCGGCGGCGGCGCGGGAGCGGGCCGTGACGGTCTTTAGCGAAGACCGCGTGCTGCCGCTCTACGCGCGCGCCTACGAGCGGGCGCTCGAGGCGGGGACCGCGGCCTCGCGCCACGAGGTCTCGCTTAAGGGGACGTAG
- the tsaD gene encoding tRNA (adenosine(37)-N6)-threonylcarbamoyltransferase complex transferase subunit TsaD, which translates to MVILGIDTSCDDTGVGLVEDGVVRANVVASQTALHAPFGGVMPEQASREHLAVIGSVVDRALAEAGLGLEAVGAVAATYGPGLVGALLVGLSYAKALAWARGVPFIPVHHLEGHIASALGAPDSARGRAEPPFLCLIASGGHTSLFEVRAWGEIRELGRTRDDAAGEAFDKAARLLGLGYPGGRALSQLAETGDPEAFPFPLPLKGQAGFDFSFSGLKTAVARLVAASPDLNKADLAASFERVVVESLVSTALRAADATGHTTLVVAGGVAANRRLRERLQDTPLRVHVPPLSLATDNGAMIALAAHARLKSGFRPTSASLEADAVPYVPLSETSWREAAVPASSARS; encoded by the coding sequence ATGGTCATCCTAGGCATCGACACCTCCTGCGACGACACGGGCGTCGGCCTCGTCGAGGACGGGGTCGTGCGCGCCAACGTCGTCGCGTCGCAGACGGCGCTGCACGCGCCCTTCGGCGGGGTGATGCCCGAACAGGCGAGCCGCGAGCACCTAGCCGTCATCGGGAGCGTGGTGGATAGGGCCCTCGCGGAAGCTGGTCTCGGCCTGGAGGCCGTGGGCGCGGTCGCCGCCACCTACGGCCCCGGCCTCGTCGGGGCGCTGTTGGTCGGCTTAAGCTACGCTAAAGCGCTCGCCTGGGCGCGCGGCGTCCCCTTTATCCCCGTGCACCACCTCGAGGGTCACATCGCCTCGGCCCTGGGCGCGCCCGATAGCGCTAGGGGGCGCGCCGAGCCCCCCTTTCTCTGCCTCATCGCTTCAGGCGGCCACACCAGCCTCTTCGAGGTGCGCGCGTGGGGCGAGATCCGCGAGCTCGGCCGCACCCGCGACGACGCCGCCGGCGAGGCGTTCGACAAAGCGGCGCGGCTCTTGGGGCTTGGCTACCCCGGCGGGCGCGCCCTCAGCCAGCTCGCCGAGACGGGCGACCCGGAGGCGTTCCCCTTCCCGCTGCCGCTTAAAGGTCAAGCGGGGTTCGACTTCTCCTTTAGCGGCTTGAAAACGGCCGTGGCGCGGCTTGTCGCGGCGTCGCCCGACCTCAACAAAGCCGACCTCGCGGCCAGCTTTGAACGCGTCGTCGTCGAGAGCCTCGTCAGCACGGCGCTGCGCGCGGCCGACGCCACCGGGCACACCACCCTCGTCGTCGCGGGGGGGGTCGCGGCCAACCGGCGCCTGCGCGAGCGCCTGCAGGACACCCCCTTGCGGGTGCATGTCCCGCCCCTAAGCCTCGCGACCGACAACGGCGCGATGATCGCCCTCGCCGCCCACGCGCGCCTTAAGAGCGGCTTTAGGCCCACGAGCGCGAGCCTCGAGGCGGACGCCGTACCCTACGTCCCCTTAAGCGAGACCTCGTGGCGCGAGGCCGCGGTCCCCGCCTCGAGCGCCCGCTCGTAG
- a CDS encoding ABC transporter ATP-binding protein — protein sequence MTDALVEIKGLKTHFFTDEGTVRAVNGVDFVIPRGKTLCVVGESGSGKSITARSILQLVDAPGRIVAGEILYHRRRKDRCQGSRDGEVETLNITKMDPRGKEIRRIRGKDIAMIFQEPMTSLSPVHTIGNQIMEAILLHLPVDKQGARERAVEVLRRVGIPKPETRLGAYPFQLSGGMRQRAMIAMALACEPDLLIADEPTTALDVTTQANILDLIRELQQDLGMSVMFITHDLGVVAEIADDVVVMYLGTVAERGDVDAIFHDPKHPYTRALLRSVPKMGLGARDRLDSIRGMVPHPFARPSGCPFHTRCDSFMPGTCDRLVPPRERIAEDRDVYCLLYSDIEKVREAQGGVAR from the coding sequence ATGACGGACGCGCTGGTTGAGATCAAGGGCCTCAAAACCCACTTTTTCACCGATGAAGGGACCGTGCGGGCGGTGAACGGGGTGGACTTCGTCATCCCACGGGGTAAGACGCTCTGCGTCGTGGGCGAATCGGGTTCAGGCAAGAGCATCACCGCGCGCTCGATCTTGCAGCTCGTCGACGCGCCCGGTCGCATCGTCGCGGGCGAGATCCTCTACCACCGCCGTCGCAAAGACCGCTGCCAAGGTTCGCGTGATGGCGAGGTCGAAACGCTCAACATCACGAAGATGGACCCGCGCGGCAAGGAGATCCGCCGCATCAGGGGCAAGGACATCGCCATGATCTTTCAGGAGCCGATGACCTCGCTGTCGCCGGTCCACACCATTGGCAATCAGATCATGGAGGCTATCTTGTTGCATCTTCCGGTAGACAAGCAGGGGGCCCGTGAGCGCGCCGTCGAGGTCTTGCGCCGCGTCGGCATCCCCAAGCCCGAAACGCGCCTCGGCGCCTATCCCTTCCAGCTGTCGGGCGGGATGCGGCAGCGCGCGATGATCGCCATGGCACTCGCCTGCGAGCCGGACCTGCTCATCGCCGACGAGCCCACGACCGCGCTCGACGTCACGACGCAAGCCAACATCTTAGACCTCATCCGGGAGCTGCAACAGGACCTGGGGATGTCGGTGATGTTTATCACCCACGACCTCGGGGTGGTCGCCGAGATCGCCGACGACGTCGTGGTGATGTATTTGGGGACCGTCGCCGAACGAGGCGACGTCGACGCGATCTTTCATGACCCGAAGCATCCCTACACCCGCGCGCTGCTGCGCTCGGTTCCCAAGATGGGGCTTGGGGCTAGAGACCGCCTGGATTCAATCCGGGGCATGGTCCCGCACCCCTTTGCGCGGCCCTCGGGGTGTCCGTTTCATACCCGCTGCGACAGCTTTATGCCCGGCACCTGCGACCGTTTGGTGCCCCCACGCGAAAGGATCGCCGAAGACCGGGACGTGTACTGCTTGCTCTACAGCGACATCGAGAAGGTGCGTGAGGCGCAAGGGGGGGTGGCGAGATGA
- a CDS encoding sugar phosphate isomerase/epimerase family protein gives MKLGVFTVMLPDLTPEEAARALRETGYDGVEWRVKGTPEALRGDVPSFWGNNRCTLEPTPAEAERARRLAAEAGLAIPNLGTYLEVGDLEATEAAMRFARQAGSPQLRVGAGAPDGSYAESFARARAYLEGVETLAKRYGVRALIELHHRTICPSASLAHRLVSACDPAHIGVIYDPGNMVFEGFEDPRLGLELLGPYLAHVHLKNARYERPEGGGVWRAAWAPLEDGVVDFSALFTALRAVGYDGWLVVEDFSKARPSREALGHNGAFIRDRWAASA, from the coding sequence GTGAAGCTCGGTGTTTTTACGGTCATGCTCCCCGACCTTACCCCCGAGGAGGCCGCTCGGGCGCTCCGCGAGACCGGTTACGACGGGGTCGAGTGGCGGGTCAAGGGGACGCCCGAGGCGCTGCGGGGTGACGTGCCCTCGTTTTGGGGCAACAACCGCTGCACCTTGGAACCCACCCCGGCGGAGGCCGAGCGGGCGCGGAGGCTCGCCGCTGAAGCGGGCCTCGCCATCCCCAACCTCGGGACGTATCTCGAGGTTGGGGACTTAGAGGCGACAGAGGCCGCCATGCGCTTTGCCCGTCAGGCCGGCTCGCCGCAGCTCCGGGTGGGCGCGGGGGCGCCTGACGGGAGCTACGCCGAGAGCTTCGCGCGCGCCAGAGCCTACCTGGAGGGGGTCGAAACCTTGGCCAAGCGCTACGGCGTGCGGGCGCTTATCGAGCTCCATCACCGGACGATCTGCCCGAGCGCGTCGCTCGCGCACCGCCTTGTCAGCGCCTGCGACCCGGCGCATATTGGCGTCATCTACGACCCCGGTAACATGGTGTTCGAAGGCTTCGAGGACCCTCGCCTGGGCCTCGAGCTCCTTGGCCCCTACTTGGCCCACGTGCATCTCAAGAACGCCCGCTACGAGCGGCCCGAGGGGGGCGGCGTGTGGCGGGCGGCGTGGGCGCCTTTGGAGGACGGTGTGGTCGATTTTTCGGCGCTCTTTACCGCCTTGCGCGCGGTCGGCTATGACGGCTGGCTGGTGGTCGAAGACTTTAGCAAAGCGCGCCCGAGCCGCGAGGCGCTAGGGCACAACGGCGCCTTTATCCGGGACCGGTGGGCGGCGTCCGCGTAG
- a CDS encoding methyltransferase, with protein MTLADALARYHQLEPRTLPSGVRYATKAGVRGYPELHPGVQLMLRAADLSAPRLLDATGSGGALALAARGEVEAAVVLETSRAALRCAAWALERLGTEANVQLSAGALWDAPPAAAELVCAVPATDRGGARVRAELRGAHAALVEGGVALFAMHKDQGAKRYEKEAAALFGEAEVLAKAGGWRLLRARKRREAPEPRGAEPEPFEAAGLMLTADPGVFAAGKLDPGTARLLAAVDWPALAGRRVLDLGCGYGLLALTAALAGAEVTAVDDDLLAVRSTHRNAERYGADVRALHSDVDSELQGERFDAVLTNPPFHVGKRVALEVPRAFLAAAHARLEPGGTLSLVANRALPYERDLAAWAWWERAEEGAFKVLRAVR; from the coding sequence GTGACGCTCGCCGACGCGCTCGCCCGCTACCACCAGTTGGAGCCGCGCACCCTGCCGAGCGGCGTTCGCTACGCCACCAAAGCGGGGGTGCGGGGCTACCCCGAGCTGCACCCGGGGGTGCAGCTGATGCTGCGAGCCGCCGACCTTAGCGCGCCGCGCCTTTTGGACGCGACGGGGAGCGGCGGCGCGTTGGCCCTCGCCGCCCGCGGCGAAGTAGAGGCGGCGGTGGTGCTCGAGACCTCCCGCGCCGCGCTGCGCTGCGCCGCCTGGGCGCTCGAACGCTTGGGGACCGAAGCGAATGTGCAACTCTCGGCGGGCGCGCTCTGGGACGCGCCGCCGGCGGCCGCCGAGCTGGTCTGCGCGGTGCCCGCGACCGACCGGGGGGGCGCGCGCGTGCGCGCCGAGCTGCGGGGCGCGCACGCGGCGCTCGTAGAAGGCGGCGTCGCCCTTTTTGCCATGCACAAAGACCAGGGGGCCAAGCGCTACGAAAAGGAGGCCGCCGCGCTCTTCGGCGAGGCCGAGGTGCTCGCCAAAGCGGGGGGGTGGCGGCTCCTGCGCGCGCGCAAGCGGCGCGAGGCGCCCGAACCCCGTGGCGCCGAACCCGAACCCTTCGAGGCGGCGGGCCTCATGCTCACGGCAGATCCCGGCGTCTTCGCCGCGGGCAAGCTCGACCCCGGTACGGCGCGGCTTCTAGCGGCGGTGGACTGGCCCGCGCTCGCCGGCCGGCGGGTGCTCGACCTCGGCTGCGGCTACGGCCTCCTGGCGCTCACAGCGGCCCTCGCGGGCGCCGAGGTCACCGCCGTCGACGACGACCTCTTGGCGGTGCGCAGCACCCACCGCAACGCCGAGCGCTACGGCGCGGACGTGCGCGCGCTGCACTCGGACGTCGACTCGGAGCTGCAGGGGGAGCGCTTCGACGCGGTGCTCACCAACCCGCCCTTTCACGTCGGGAAACGCGTCGCTCTGGAGGTGCCGCGGGCGTTTTTGGCGGCGGCGCACGCGCGGCTCGAGCCGGGCGGCACGCTGAGCCTGGTCGCCAACCGCGCCCTGCCCTACGAGCGCGACCTCGCCGCTTGGGCGTGGTGGGAACGCGCCGAGGAGGGGGCGTTCAAGGTGCTGCGGGCGGTGCGCTGA